In Petrotoga sp. 9PWA.NaAc.5.4, the genomic window TAAATGACAAGGGAAGAACTTATCAATGAAATAAAAAATATGACTGTGGGAGAACTAGCTGAATTGGTAAAGGCTTTAGAAGAAGAGTTTGGAGTTTCTGCAGCGGCTCCTGTAGTAGCAGCTGCTGTTCCCGGAGCAACTTCTGCAGGACAAGCTCAAGAAGAAGAAAAAACTCAATTTGATGTAATACTTAAAGGTTTTGGAGATAAGAAAATCGGCGTTATTAAAGTTGTTAGAGAACTTACAGGTTTAGGTTTGAAAGAAGCTAAAGATTTAGTTGAAAAAGCTGGAACTCCTGATGCTAAAATAAAAGAAGGAGTTACAAAAGCAGAAGCAGAAGATGTCAAGAAAAAATTAGAAGAAGCTGGAGCAGAAGTTGAAATCAAGTAATTGAATTAAAAGTTTAACATTAATTTTAAAAAAAAAAGTTATAATTGAAGTTGCATTGGGCTTATCCCGATGCACTTTTTTCGTTTTTTCTTTATTAAATGATAGAAAACGAGGTGGTTCCATTTGAATACTATTTTAAGAAAAGTAGGTAAAAGAGAAAGAAAGTTTTTCGGGAAAGTACCGGAGAATATGTCTATTTATGAAGATTTGGTAAAAATACAAAAGGATTCTTTTAATAACTTTCTAAATAAAAGTTTGATGGAAAGTATTAAAAGATATATGCCAATAAGAGTTCCTATTAAAACCGCTGCTAAAAAGAACAAAGAAATTTTAATTGACTTTGTTGATGTCACATATGAAAATCCTTCGATTAGTGAAAGTGAATGCCTTGATAAGGGTTTGACATATTCTGCAAAAGCCTTTTTAAAAGTTAGAATTACAGATACCTCCACTGGTGAAATGATCGAAAAAGACGATGTTTTTTTATGTAACATCCCTTATTTAACAGATAGAGGAATTTTTATAATTAATGGTGCTGAAAGAGTAGTGGTTAATCAGTTGGTCAGATCTCCTGGCATATATTTTATAAAAGAAGAAGAAACCGACTCAACTAAAGAAATGTTGATTGCTCATTTTTTACCAGTTAAAGGAGCTTGGTTAGAAATACTTATTAACCCTAATCCTGGTAAAGAAATTCTCCAAGTAAGAATAGATAGGAAAAGAAAGTTTAATTTATTCCTATTTTATAGAGCTCTTGGATACGAAAATGATTTAGACATTTTAAGTCTTTTCCCTGAAAATGTAGATTTAGAAGATGAATTTGAAGTTTCAAAATATAAAGACTGTACAGTGTTATCTGATTTATTCTTTGAAGAATTAGAAAAACTTGAACCTCCTAGGAAAACCACCAAAGGCATGATACTTTCTGATGTTATAGAGTTGTTTAAAAATAATGGAATTAAAAATATAAAAGTTGCTAACAGAGTTGCTCAAATTACATTAGACAGAATGAAGAAAAGATATGAAAAAGAAGGTAATTTAACTTCTTTGGAGGCTTATAAAGAAATATATTCTAAGCTAAAACCTACTGAAATTCCGAGAGCTCAAAAAGCAAAAGAAGAAATAGAAGATATGTACTTTAATCCATCAAAATTTGATTTTTCCGAGATTGGAAGGCAAAAAGCACAAACTAAATTGACACAAGCTTATATAGATTATTTAAAAGAAGTTGAAGGCAAAGAAATTCCTCAAGAGACAGCAGAAAAAATTAAATATCCTATAAGTTCTTTAGCAATAGATAAACTCGATATAGTTCTCGCAACCAGATATCTGTTAAAATTAGAAGAGTACCCTGAAGGATTAGATACGAGAGATCACTTAGGTAACAAAAGAGTTAGATCCGTGGGTGAACTCATGCAAATAGAATTTGAGAGAGCTTTCTCTAAAATGATTCAACACATTCCAGAGAAAGTTGCTATGTCACCGGCTCTAAATAAAATTAATCCCCAATCTTTAATAAATTCAAGAGCAATTATGATTGCTTTTCATCAGTTTTTTGCTTCCAGTCAATTATCTCAGTTCTTAGACCAAGTAAATCCTTTAGCTGAATTAACACATAAAAGAAGGCTTTCCGCCATAGGACCTGGAGGATTAAAGAGGGAACATGCAAAATTTGAAGTAAGAGACGTTCATCATTCGCATTACGGTCGAATGTGTCCGATAGAAACTCCGGAAGGAGCTAATATTGGTCTTATTACTTCTTTAGCCATTTTAGCAAAAGTTGATGAATATGGCTTTTTAAAAACACCGTACTATAAAGTAAAAAATGCAAAAATAGATTATAAAAACATAATCTACTTAACTGCCGATGAAGAAGAACTCCATAAAATTGCGCCGGCATCGATAAAAATCACTGAAGATGGAGTTTTAGAAGACGAATATGTTGAAGCAAGATATCTTGGAAAAGTCACACTGTTCCATAAAGATGAGATTGAATATATTTCAGTCACTCCAAAACAAATAGCTTCTGTTTCTGCAGCTCTTATACCCTTTTTGGAACATGATGATGCCAATAGAGCTTTGATGGGATCTAACATGCAAAGACAAGCTGTCCCACTTTTAAAGCCAGACGCCCCTTTTGTTGGAACGGGTGTAGAATGGCTTGCTGCTAGGGATTCGGGATATTTGATAATGGCTAAGCACAGAGGTATTGTAGAATATGTAGATGGAAGGAAGATTATTGTTAAACGGTTGAATAAAAATAATGAGCCCGAATTGGATTCAGATGGTAATGAAATTAAAGATCAATATCACTTGATGAAATATGTAAGGTCTAATCAAGACATGTGTATAAATCAAGTGCCTATTGTGGATATGGAAGATATAGTTGAAGAAGGAGAACCTTTAGCCGATGGTCCATCTATGGATATGGGTGAACTTGCTTTAGGAAAAAATATTGCGGTTGGATTTTTATCGTGGGAAGGTTATAATTTTGAAGATGCTATAGTAGTTAGTCAGGAATTATTAGAAAATGATACTTTTACATCTATTCATATAGAAGTCTATGAAACTAAAGCTATGGATACTCAATTAGGCCCAGAAGAAATAACCGCAGATATACCCAACGTTAAAAAAGAACTTTTGAGAAATTTAGATGAAAACGGAATAGTTAAAGTTGGATCTTATGTATCTTCTGGCGATATATTAGTTGGAAAGGTTACTCCAAGGGGAGAATCAGATACTACTCCTGAAGAAAAACTTATTAAATCTGTTTTTGGAGATAAGGGCCGAGACGTAAAAGATACCTCCTTGACTTTACCTCATGGAGTAGAAGGAAGAGTAATAGATGTTCAAATTTTTGATAGGAAAGACATTCCTTCATTGGAAATAGGCGTTAATAAATATGTTAAAGTTTTTATTGCTACGAAAAAAACTCTTGAATCGGGAGATAAACTGGCAGGTAGGCATGGTAATAAAGGAGTAATCTCTACAATTTTGAACAAGGAAGATATGCCTTTCTTGCCTGATGGAACACCTTTACAAATGTTATTGTCTCCATTAGGGGTACCTTCTCGTATGAATATAGGACAAATTTTAGAACTTCATTTAGGATGGCTTTCGATGTTAACTGGAGATTATTATGCATCCCCTATATTTGATGGGGCGTCAGAAGAAGAAATCATGACTGAACTTTCAAAAATTAGAAAAGAAAAGGGATTATACTTAGGAGATGATGAAAAAAATCCCACAGGTAAGATTATATTAAGAGATGGAAGAACAGGTGAGCCTTTTGACTTTCCAGTAGCTGTAGGTTCAATGTATATGCTCAAACTTTCTCATATTGCAAAAGATAAGATTCATGCTCGATCGACAGGTCCATATTCTCTAATTCACCAACAACCCTTAGGAGGAAAAGCTCATTTCGGTGGACAAAGATTTGGTGAAATGGAAGTCTGGGCACTTGAAGCACACGGAGCAGCACATACATTGAATGAAATGCTAACTTATAAATCTGATGATATAAAAGGTAGAAATGAAGTTTATAAATCTGTATTGAAAGGAGAAAATTTACCAGAACCTGGAATACCAGAAAGCTTTAAAGTTTTGATGAAAGAACTACAAGGTTTATTGTTGGATATTAAATTATACGATGAAGAAGGTAATGAATTAGACATTGATAAACTCTAAATTTTTTATATATAAGCGCATCAGAGTAATTGAGAAATTGTATTTAATATAATGTAATGTTCAACAAAAGGAAATAAAAAACCCTCAAGGAGGGAAAAGAATGGCAAAAGTATCGTCTTTTCAAAGAAAGATTGCAAAAATTAAAATAGGTATCGCTTCACCAGAAAATATATTAAAAGTATCGAACGGTGAAGTATTAAAACCTGAAACTTTGAATCATAGGACGGGAAAACCTGAAAAAGACGGCCTTTTTTGTGAAAAGATTTTTGGACCAATAAAAGATTATGAATGTGCTTGTGGAAAATATAAAGGCAAGAAATATGAGGGTACAGTCTGTGAAAGATGTGGAGTAAAAGTAGAATCTAAGGAAGTAAGAAGAAGAAAAATAGGTCATATTGAACTTGCTTCACCTGTATCCCATATTTGGTATTTAAAATCTTCTCCTTCTGTAATTTCTATATTATTGAATATTAGTGTAAAGGATTTAGAAAATATTATTTATTATGGATCCAAGAGAGTAATTGAAAGAGCTTATCTGGTTACAGAAGGATCTGAGAACGAAGCTTTAGGTTATTATCCAAGCGAAGTTTTATATCAGAGAGAATTCGAAATATATAGTGAATATTTAGACTTAAAAGTAGAACCAGCTGTAAAAGTATCTGGAGTCAGAGGCATGCCTATAGCTGATATCAGCGGTAAAGTTGAAATAAAAGTAGAAATGTCAGAAACGGAAAGAGAAATAACATGGATAATAGTAAGAGATGAAACTGGAGTTGAAAGAAAGTACCCTGTTTTTGAAGGTGCCTCTATAATGGTTGAAGAAGATCAAGAAATAGAAAAAGGGACGCCACTGGCTGATAGGTTTTTATTCGAAGAAGATTATTTAACTCAAAAAGAATATTCTTTATTTTTAGAGTATTATCCTGGATTAATAGATGTAGAAAGAGATATAGAAAGAGATACCCCCATTGTTGTGATAACTGATATTGATAAAAGATTTGCAAAAAGAATAGGAAAAAAGATCGGCGATATATTGCTCGAAGATGAAGCCAAAGCTTATGAAGAAGTGATGGAAATTTTAAATTCAAGGATAAAAGAAGAGCGAGAAAATATAGTCGATAAAATTTTAGCCGAAGAAATAGTTATAGGAGAAAAGAAATTTAACAAAGGCCTTAAAATAACTCAAGAGATATTAAACGAATTAGAGGAAATTGGCATAAAAGATGTTTTAGCCAAGGATGAAAACGGCGATGAAAAAGTATATCAAATTAATAAATATGAAAAATTTGAAGCAGGTTATGGTGCGGAAGCTGTTCAAAAGCTTCTAAAAAAAGTAGATCTTGAATTATTAAAAGCAAGATTAGAATCTGAGCTGGAAAAATTAGATAAAAAGAGTCAAAAAGCTTTGAAAATTTTAAGAAGATTAAAATTGGTAAGAGATTTTATAAATTCAGGAAATAAGCCAGAATGGGTTGTTACAAATATTATTCCTGTAATACCACCAGATTTAAGACCTTTAATTCAAATAGAAGGTGGAAGGTTTGCTGCTACTGATTTAAACGATTTATATAGAAAAGTTATAAATAGAAATAATAGATTGAAGAAACTTTTGGCTATGGAAGCACCCGAAATTATAATAAGAAACGAAAAAAGAATCCTTCAACAAGCAGTAGATTCTTTGATTTATAATGGTAGAGTCGGTAAACCCATGACGGATAGAAATAGAAGACCTTTAAGATCTCTTACAGATTTATTAAAGGGTAAAAAAGGAAGATTTAGAAGGAACCTATTAGGTAAAAGAGTTGATTATTCCGGAAGAGCAGTTATAGCAGTCGGACCGGATCTTAAGATTCATGAATGTGGTCTTCCTAAAAAGATGGCCTTAGAACTTTTTAAACCTTTCGTTTTAGCAGAATTATTGAAAGATTCAAATGTTGCAAGTAAAAGTGCAAGAAAATTCAAAAAAACTATTATAGAAAAAGAAATGCCTGAAGCATGGGAGGTACTGGAAGAGGTTATAAAAGGACATCCAGTTTTATTAAACAGAGCTCCCACTCTTCATAGAATTTCTATCCAAGCTTTTATACCTAAATTAATAGAAGGAAACGCTATAAGATTACATCCTTTAGTATGTCCCCCATTTAACGCTGATTTTGACGGAGATCAAATGGCTATCCATATACCTTTGTCGAGTGTCGCTCAGGCAGAATCTAAATTCTTAATGCTTTCAAGATACAATATAATTTCACCTGCAAATGGAAAACCTGTTTCAATGCCAGGAAAAGATATAATTGCAGGGGCTTATTATTTAACTATGCATGAAGAAGACAAATTTCAAAATACAAAAATACCACAAACATATGAAAACATGGGGAAAAAAGGTTATGTAAAACATATTTTTGCGGATGATTTTGAAGCAATATATGCATATGAATATTTAAAAATTATAGATGCAGATATATATATTCAAGATAATATTTTAACAATGAAAAATTCGAATATATCCCTACACGAACCTATTGGATACAAAGATAAAAATGGTAATATAATTAAAACAACTATAGGAAAAATAATTTTTAACCAAGCAGTTCCTGAAAATTTCAGAGATTATTCAAAAATGATGGATAAAAAAGGTCTAAAAGATTTAATATTCAAAACCTTCCAAGAATATGGAATAGATAAGACTGCTGATCTATTAGATAGCATAAAAGATTTTGGATTTCATTACTCAACTATTTCTGGACTTACAATATCTATTAGAGACGTCTTAATATCCCCAAAAAGAGAAGAAATAATCGAAGAGGCAAAAAAAGAAGTTCTGGAAATAGAGTCGCTGTTTGAAGAAGGATACTTAACAGAAAATGAAAGATACAAAGAAATTATTAGAATTTGGGAATCTGCTACTGCAAAAGTAACGGAAGAAACAGCTAAAACTTACAGAAACTATACTTTCAATCCTATATGGATGATGATAGAATCAGGAGCAAGAGGAAACATTGATCAATTAAAGCAATTAGCTGGTATGAGAGGATTAATGGCCGATCCTTCAGGAAAAATCATAGAAGTTCCTATTACCTCTAACTTTAAGAATGGTTTATCAGAATTAGAATTTTTCACTTCTACGCATGGTTCAAGAAAAGGTTCCGCTGACACGGCTTTAAGAACATCTACAGCAGGGTATCTAACAAGAAGGCTTGTGGATGTCGCACAAGGAATTACTATCACTGAAGAAGATTGTGGTACTGATAAAGGCGTAGAAGCTAAAGAACTTTGGTCAGATGATTCAAAAGTAGAAAATCTCTCCGATTTCCTATTTGGAAGAGTATTGGCGCGAGATGTACTTGACCCTGAAACAGAAGATATTATATACAACAAAGACTTTGATAAAAAATATGAAAAAGACTTGTTGTTAAAAGAAGAAGATGCAGAGTTTCTTGCAAATTATAGAAAAGAAATTCCACTTTATATAGAAAAGGAAGAAAAAGTTGAGAAAATATCTACAAAACTTTATTCTGAGTCATTAGAAGATATAGAAATAGATAATAAAACAATTGTTAAAAAAGGTGAAGAAATTACGCAAGAAATATTAGAAGAATTAATGTTGCACAATATTGCAAAATTGAAGATAAAAGAATATAAAGCCATAGATTTTGTATATGTGGGAGAAGATTTGGTAGTTCAAGAAAATAACAAACCTATAACTCTTTTGAAATATCAAGAAAGAATTGACATAAAGACTTCTAAATTACTTGAAAAATATGATATTAAAAAAGTAGTAGTTAGACCTTTGATATATATAAGGTCTCCTCTGACCTGCGAAGCAAAAGAAGGTATTTGTGCAAAATGTTACGGCATGGACCTTTCAAACTATCAAATAGTAAATACAGGCGAAGCAGTTGGAGTAATTGCCGCTCAATCAATCGGAGAACCTGGAACACAACTTACAATGAGAACATTCCATACTGGAGGAATAGCGACTGCTTCTGACATAACACAAGGTTTGCCAAGAGCTGAGGAACTCTTTGAAGCCAGGAAGAAAACAAAAGGACCAGAAGGGATATTTGCAAAAACAAAAGGTATTGTTAGAGAGATAGAAAGAGAAGAAGAAAATAAAAGAGGAAGAAGATTAAGAATAATAATCGAAAACATGGATGGTGATTTAGAAACTTACGATGCAGATTATAGGACAAAAACTGTGATAGAAATTGGTGATAAAGTATTACCAGGTCAAAGACTAACAACTGGCAATATTAAGCCAAGAAAAATTTTAAAAGACTTAGGCATAGACGCCTTAGCTAATTATCTATTAAGCGAAATAAAGAAAATATACGCTGAACAAGGTGTTGATATACATGACAAACACTTTGAAATAATAATTAGACAAATGATAAACAAAGTAGAAGTTTTAGATGGTGGAGATACTTCTTACATGCCAGGTGATTTAATAAATTACAATAAAGTTCAAAAGATTAACGCTGAGATCTTGGAAGAAAACTCCCATATATCTGAAAATAGAGAAAAAATAATAGGAAAAAAACTTGCTAAAAAAGTCATTATTCCTTCTCAAAACGAAGAAGAAGAAATTACAATTTATTCAGAAGGAGAAACATTAACTAAAGAAATTTTAAATGAAATAATAGAAGCAAATATTAAAGAAATAGAAGTATACGAAGATTACAAAGAAATTAAATTGGAAGACAATTCTACTCAAATTGTTGGAACTACGAAGAAATACTTAATAAATCCAAAAAATACGATTACTTATGATCGAAGATTATTGAGAATAACTAAAGCTTCGTTAGAAAGGGAAGGCTGGTTATCAGCGGCTTCCTTCCAGCAAACAGTTCAAATTTTAACAGAAGCTTCTATTGAAGGAAGAATAGACCAACTTAAAGGCCTAAAAGAGAATGTCATCGTAGGTCAACCAATACCGGCAGGAACTGGTTTGAAATTATATTCTGAACTTAACTATGAGGTAATTCAGGAAGAGAAGATTCCTGTCAGTGAAAAAGAAAAATCTGTTGGATAAAATTGTTAAAAAAACAAAACAGTGCTGTTTATTAACAGCACTGTTTTTTATTATTTTAATATTTTCATTTATTACTTGAAAATGCATTTTGTATATACAGCCCTTGAGCTGACATCTGTTGAATTGCTCGTTCCATAGCAGTAAACTGAGCATAATACATTGCTTCTTTTCTTTGAAGTCGATCTAAAAGATTTGTCATATCTTTTGCAAGAAGTCTCATTTGGTTTCCTATCGTTCCGTTTGTTCCGGCTATTCTATCAATATATCCGTTGAATTTAGTGACTTCGTAAAGATAATTTTGAACGCGCTGAGAAACTCCGTATTCATTATTTACTTTATCATTTGTAGCAAATAATTTCCATACATCTTCAGGATTTTCTTCTAAAGTTTTTCTAAGCTTTTCTTCATCTAAGGTTAAAAGTCCCTTCATTGTATTTTGATAATTAGCTCCCGCATCTCCTGATGATATACCTATACTAAAAAGACTATTGTATTGAGAACCGGCATTATCTAAATTAACGGAAGAATAAAGAATATTTCTAAGGTTATAAAATATATTTTCTAAATTTCTATTTCCTTTAAGTGCTCCTTTCATGTAATCTTCTTCAGTCATATCCTCTTTAGATTTATTAGTAACTTTTTCTTCATGTAATAAATCATATATATAAGTAATAGTTTCGT contains:
- a CDS encoding DNA-directed RNA polymerase subunit beta', which produces MAKVSSFQRKIAKIKIGIASPENILKVSNGEVLKPETLNHRTGKPEKDGLFCEKIFGPIKDYECACGKYKGKKYEGTVCERCGVKVESKEVRRRKIGHIELASPVSHIWYLKSSPSVISILLNISVKDLENIIYYGSKRVIERAYLVTEGSENEALGYYPSEVLYQREFEIYSEYLDLKVEPAVKVSGVRGMPIADISGKVEIKVEMSETEREITWIIVRDETGVERKYPVFEGASIMVEEDQEIEKGTPLADRFLFEEDYLTQKEYSLFLEYYPGLIDVERDIERDTPIVVITDIDKRFAKRIGKKIGDILLEDEAKAYEEVMEILNSRIKEERENIVDKILAEEIVIGEKKFNKGLKITQEILNELEEIGIKDVLAKDENGDEKVYQINKYEKFEAGYGAEAVQKLLKKVDLELLKARLESELEKLDKKSQKALKILRRLKLVRDFINSGNKPEWVVTNIIPVIPPDLRPLIQIEGGRFAATDLNDLYRKVINRNNRLKKLLAMEAPEIIIRNEKRILQQAVDSLIYNGRVGKPMTDRNRRPLRSLTDLLKGKKGRFRRNLLGKRVDYSGRAVIAVGPDLKIHECGLPKKMALELFKPFVLAELLKDSNVASKSARKFKKTIIEKEMPEAWEVLEEVIKGHPVLLNRAPTLHRISIQAFIPKLIEGNAIRLHPLVCPPFNADFDGDQMAIHIPLSSVAQAESKFLMLSRYNIISPANGKPVSMPGKDIIAGAYYLTMHEEDKFQNTKIPQTYENMGKKGYVKHIFADDFEAIYAYEYLKIIDADIYIQDNILTMKNSNISLHEPIGYKDKNGNIIKTTIGKIIFNQAVPENFRDYSKMMDKKGLKDLIFKTFQEYGIDKTADLLDSIKDFGFHYSTISGLTISIRDVLISPKREEIIEEAKKEVLEIESLFEEGYLTENERYKEIIRIWESATAKVTEETAKTYRNYTFNPIWMMIESGARGNIDQLKQLAGMRGLMADPSGKIIEVPITSNFKNGLSELEFFTSTHGSRKGSADTALRTSTAGYLTRRLVDVAQGITITEEDCGTDKGVEAKELWSDDSKVENLSDFLFGRVLARDVLDPETEDIIYNKDFDKKYEKDLLLKEEDAEFLANYRKEIPLYIEKEEKVEKISTKLYSESLEDIEIDNKTIVKKGEEITQEILEELMLHNIAKLKIKEYKAIDFVYVGEDLVVQENNKPITLLKYQERIDIKTSKLLEKYDIKKVVVRPLIYIRSPLTCEAKEGICAKCYGMDLSNYQIVNTGEAVGVIAAQSIGEPGTQLTMRTFHTGGIATASDITQGLPRAEELFEARKKTKGPEGIFAKTKGIVREIEREEENKRGRRLRIIIENMDGDLETYDADYRTKTVIEIGDKVLPGQRLTTGNIKPRKILKDLGIDALANYLLSEIKKIYAEQGVDIHDKHFEIIIRQMINKVEVLDGGDTSYMPGDLINYNKVQKINAEILEENSHISENREKIIGKKLAKKVIIPSQNEEEEITIYSEGETLTKEILNEIIEANIKEIEVYEDYKEIKLEDNSTQIVGTTKKYLINPKNTITYDRRLLRITKASLEREGWLSAASFQQTVQILTEASIEGRIDQLKGLKENVIVGQPIPAGTGLKLYSELNYEVIQEEKIPVSEKEKSVG
- a CDS encoding DNA-directed RNA polymerase subunit beta, giving the protein MNTILRKVGKRERKFFGKVPENMSIYEDLVKIQKDSFNNFLNKSLMESIKRYMPIRVPIKTAAKKNKEILIDFVDVTYENPSISESECLDKGLTYSAKAFLKVRITDTSTGEMIEKDDVFLCNIPYLTDRGIFIINGAERVVVNQLVRSPGIYFIKEEETDSTKEMLIAHFLPVKGAWLEILINPNPGKEILQVRIDRKRKFNLFLFYRALGYENDLDILSLFPENVDLEDEFEVSKYKDCTVLSDLFFEELEKLEPPRKTTKGMILSDVIELFKNNGIKNIKVANRVAQITLDRMKKRYEKEGNLTSLEAYKEIYSKLKPTEIPRAQKAKEEIEDMYFNPSKFDFSEIGRQKAQTKLTQAYIDYLKEVEGKEIPQETAEKIKYPISSLAIDKLDIVLATRYLLKLEEYPEGLDTRDHLGNKRVRSVGELMQIEFERAFSKMIQHIPEKVAMSPALNKINPQSLINSRAIMIAFHQFFASSQLSQFLDQVNPLAELTHKRRLSAIGPGGLKREHAKFEVRDVHHSHYGRMCPIETPEGANIGLITSLAILAKVDEYGFLKTPYYKVKNAKIDYKNIIYLTADEEELHKIAPASIKITEDGVLEDEYVEARYLGKVTLFHKDEIEYISVTPKQIASVSAALIPFLEHDDANRALMGSNMQRQAVPLLKPDAPFVGTGVEWLAARDSGYLIMAKHRGIVEYVDGRKIIVKRLNKNNEPELDSDGNEIKDQYHLMKYVRSNQDMCINQVPIVDMEDIVEEGEPLADGPSMDMGELALGKNIAVGFLSWEGYNFEDAIVVSQELLENDTFTSIHIEVYETKAMDTQLGPEEITADIPNVKKELLRNLDENGIVKVGSYVSSGDILVGKVTPRGESDTTPEEKLIKSVFGDKGRDVKDTSLTLPHGVEGRVIDVQIFDRKDIPSLEIGVNKYVKVFIATKKTLESGDKLAGRHGNKGVISTILNKEDMPFLPDGTPLQMLLSPLGVPSRMNIGQILELHLGWLSMLTGDYYASPIFDGASEEEIMTELSKIRKEKGLYLGDDEKNPTGKIILRDGRTGEPFDFPVAVGSMYMLKLSHIAKDKIHARSTGPYSLIHQQPLGGKAHFGGQRFGEMEVWALEAHGAAHTLNEMLTYKSDDIKGRNEVYKSVLKGENLPEPGIPESFKVLMKELQGLLLDIKLYDEEGNELDIDKL
- the rplL gene encoding 50S ribosomal protein L7/L12, coding for MTREELINEIKNMTVGELAELVKALEEEFGVSAAAPVVAAAVPGATSAGQAQEEEKTQFDVILKGFGDKKIGVIKVVRELTGLGLKEAKDLVEKAGTPDAKIKEGVTKAEAEDVKKKLEEAGAEVEIK